A single window of Pogoniulus pusillus isolate bPogPus1 chromosome 11, bPogPus1.pri, whole genome shotgun sequence DNA harbors:
- the FASTKD5 gene encoding FAST kinase domain-containing protein 5, mitochondrial — MATVLMCRRFPRLSRVTTLVTTATHEAEGRSSRKKQQKEESLEKADARDDPAATIQLLNPLDYRVLYNPTAYVKSRAASQQHPASSSGQALDDDFTNSPQALPPIRNALPKAKAKLHPQQTVSAYFSKLQTKEEAEKIKQEMHNSKEDPRMFQKGRPEYRLISFDRSEPVEPLSLEEGNSILLSVATHKDSQSPGAVASSFRKLSRLPVGQHMALLTKAQFGMLCGCAIENIRSFSTSDLIDVLKACVWLAVPPSHSLLNACDSEFCRRVWDMDLDQLLLVADCWRCLDRSVPSYLSILFSYANMHWKDLTLPQFVQLLYIIGEGRRSPVDLMQKVESMILKYLDSFTLEEVGAVCLGLFKSLSGISDHVMRRIADRVSLQMGDMSTYALVNVLKLLRYTRIDHLPLLKELGKVIPSRIPTINVQGIMHITLTYSSLHYFDEGVMAAVATSLPSKVTYCRSKDAAKFLWSYGCLDYEPPNEEEFYSNLIEQMHRKLHEFRKFPEHLLTGLLGLAFVRRFPEELIDYALRDDFVQKTRGSKYELKKDLFTLGKSVEIECPSYQGSRLPPQLYQEMTEMILNFAEQEIYVRPEIVEATSLLESMLGGPEYVKNHMILPHTRSSDLEVHLAMDGHPIPFNSKDRIRDKTLADIGVSLTDDLMTQLIKGRSHSQPPLEVGKGASTPGQDRGEAAQPLHSGHHAAHSGGALTTTTSLELELQSGPGSAFSSHAWKQQPREVKLAIQVSNKNHYCFCSKRLLGLHRLKRRQLQQLGYVLVELPFWEWFPLLKRTRLEKLSYLHYKVFDPALLSRAA, encoded by the coding sequence ATGGCTACAGTGCTAATGTGCCGAAGATTCCCAAGGCTGAGCAGAGTGACCACACTTGTGACCACAGCCACACACGAGGccgagggcaggagcagcagaaagaagcagcaaaaggaagAGAGCCTGGAAAAAGCTGATGCCAGAGACGACCCTGCAGCCACAATCCAGTTGCTGAACCCCCTGGACTACAGAGTGTTGTATAATCCAACTGCCTACGTCAAAAGCAGAGCTGCgtcccagcagcaccctgctagcAGCAGTGGCCAGGCTCTCGATGATGATTTCACCAACTCACCTCAAGCCTTGCCACCCATCAGAAATGCCCTGCCAAAGGCCAAGGCCAAACTGCACCCTCAGCAGACTGTATCAGCCTATTTCTCTAAGCTACAAaccaaggaggaggcagagaagatAAAACAGGAGATGCACAACTCCAAGGAGGACCCTCGTATGTTTCAGAAGGGGAGGCCTGAGTACAGATTGATTAGCTTTGACAGGTCTGAGCCTGTAGAGCCCCTTTCTTTAGAAGAAGGTAACTCCATTCTCCTCAGTGTGGCCACACACAAGGAcagccagagcccaggagcTGTTGCCAGTTCTTTCCGCAAACTGAGTCGTTTGCCGGTGGGACAACACATGGCACTGCTGACCAAAGCCCAGTTTGGTAtgctgtgtggctgtgccaTAGAGAACATCAGATCATTCAGCACTTCAGATCTCATTGATGTCTTAAAGGCTTGTGTCTGGCTGGCTGTTCCACCCAGCCACTCTCTGCTAAATGCATGTGACAGCGAGTTCTGCCGGCGGGTGTGGGACATGGACCtggaccagctgctgctggtggctgacTGCTGGCGCTGCCTGGATCGTAGCGTGCCTTCCTACCTGAGCATTTTGTTCAGCTATGCCAACATGCACTGGAAAGACCTCACCTTGCCCCAGTTTGTCCAGCTCCTTTACATCATAGGTGAAGGCCGAAGGTCACCTGTGGACTTGATGCAAAAGGTGGAGAGCATGATTTTGAAGTACTTGGACTCCTTCACCTTGGAGGAAGTGGGTGCTGTCTGCTTAGGGCTCTTCAAGTCCCTCAGTGGTATCTCTGACCATGTCATGAGAAGAATTGCAGACAGAGTCTCCCTGCAGATGGGGGACATGAGCACCTACGCTCTGGTGAATGTGCTGAAGCTCCTGCGCTACACCCGCATAGACCACTTACCCCTGCTGAAGGAACTTGGGAAGGTCATTCCCAGTCGCATTCCCACCATAAACGTCCAGGGCATCATGCACATCACTCTTACCTATTCATCCTTACACTACTTTGATGAAGGTGTTATGGCTGCTGTGGCCACCTCTCTGCCCTCAAAGGTGACTTACTGCCGGAGCAAAGATGCTGCCAAGTTCTTGTGGTCATATGGATGCCTGGACTATGAGCCTCCCAACGAGGAAGAGTTCTATTCCAACCTGATAGAGCAGATGCATAGAAAACTCCATGAATTTAGAAAGTTTCCAGAGCATCTCCTTACTGGTCTGCTTGGCCTGGCATTTGTCAGACGCTTCCCAGAGGAGCTGATAGACTATGCTTTGAGGGATGACTTTGTCCAGAAAACAAGAGGTAGCAAATATGAGCTCAAAAAGGACCTCTTCACCCTTGGGAAGAGTGTTGAAATTGAGTGCCCAAGCTACCAAGGCAGCCGCCTTCCACCTCAGCTTTATCAAGAGATGACTGAGATGATTCTGAATTTTGCAGAGCAAGAAATCTATGTCAGGCCTGAAATTGTGGAAGCCACATCTCTTCTGGAGAGCATGTTAGGTGGCCCTGAATACGTGAAAAACCATATGATCCTGCCTCACACTAGATCGAGTGATCTGGAGGTTCACTTGGCTATGGATGGACATCCCATCCCTTTCAATTCCAAGGACCGTATTAGGGATAAGACACTGGCAGACATTGGTGTTAGTCTAACAGATGACTTAATGACCCAGCTCATAAAAGGGAGATCTCATAGCCAGCCTCCTCTGGAAGTGGGAAAAGGAGCCAGCACCCCAGGTCAGGACAggggagaagcagcacaacCACTGCACTCTGGGCATCATGCTGCACATTCAGGTGGAGCTCTTACCACAACCACCAGCTTGGAATTGGAGCTTCAGTCAGGGCCTGgatcagccttctcttctcatgcATGGAAGCAGCAGCCTCGGGAGGTGAAACTGGCCATCCAGGTGTCCAACAAAAACCACTACTGCTTCTGCTCCAAGCGCCTCTTGGGTCTGCACCGCCTGAAGCGgcggcagctgcagcagctcggcTATGTGCTGGTGGAGCTTCCCTTCTGGGAGTGGTTCCCTCTCCTCAAACGCACACGCCTGGAGAAGCTCAGCTACCTGCATTACAAAGtgtttgacccagcactgctcagcagggctgcctAG